The Magnetococcales bacterium genome has a window encoding:
- a CDS encoding pyridoxal phosphate-dependent aminotransferase: MSLLSRRIQQVKPSATLAVAAKAKELQAQGRDVVNLGTGEPDFDTPKHIKKAAIKALRQGFTKYTAVGGIPELKEALVAKFRKDSGLEYKTNEVIVTVGGKQAFYNLAQATLDPGDEVIIPAPYWVSYPDMVLLAEGVPVIVETTEEQGFLMTPEQLEAAITPKTRFVVINSPSNPTGAAYSAEALKALAEVLERHPHVWVISDDIYEKITFGDFTFVNLPQVAPNLFERTVILNGLSKAYSMTGWRLGYAAGPAAVIKAMDTIQSQSTSNAASFAQKAAVAALTGSQKCIKPMVKAFLRRRDFVVGRFNAMPGMSCRSPEGAFYAYPNVAGLMGCTTPAGAPLTNSLELANFLLESQGVAVVPGLAFGKDPYFRISFATADSELQKAMDRIQIVAEILSASK; this comes from the coding sequence ATGTCCCTTTTGTCGCGTCGCATTCAGCAAGTCAAGCCTTCCGCCACCCTGGCCGTGGCTGCCAAAGCCAAGGAGCTTCAGGCCCAGGGACGCGATGTGGTCAATCTCGGCACCGGCGAGCCCGATTTCGACACACCCAAACACATCAAGAAGGCCGCCATCAAGGCGCTGCGGCAGGGATTCACCAAGTATACCGCCGTCGGGGGCATTCCCGAACTGAAAGAGGCCCTGGTGGCCAAATTCCGCAAGGATTCGGGCCTGGAATACAAAACCAATGAGGTGATCGTCACCGTGGGCGGCAAGCAGGCCTTCTACAATCTGGCCCAGGCCACCCTCGATCCGGGTGACGAGGTGATCATTCCCGCTCCCTACTGGGTCTCCTATCCCGACATGGTGCTGCTGGCCGAAGGGGTGCCCGTCATCGTGGAGACCACCGAGGAGCAGGGTTTCCTGATGACGCCCGAGCAACTGGAAGCCGCCATCACCCCCAAAACCCGTTTCGTGGTCATCAACTCCCCCTCCAATCCCACCGGGGCGGCCTACTCCGCCGAGGCCCTCAAGGCCCTTGCCGAGGTGCTGGAGCGGCATCCCCACGTCTGGGTGATCTCCGACGACATCTACGAAAAGATCACCTTCGGCGATTTCACCTTCGTCAACCTGCCCCAGGTGGCGCCGAATCTCTTCGAACGCACCGTCATTCTCAACGGTCTCTCCAAGGCCTATTCCATGACCGGCTGGCGTCTCGGCTACGCGGCGGGACCGGCGGCGGTGATCAAGGCCATGGACACCATTCAGTCCCAAAGCACCTCCAACGCCGCCTCCTTCGCCCAGAAGGCGGCGGTTGCGGCCCTGACCGGCAGTCAGAAGTGCATCAAACCCATGGTGAAGGCTTTCCTGCGGCGTCGCGACTTCGTGGTGGGGCGTTTCAACGCCATGCCCGGCATGAGCTGCCGTTCTCCCGAAGGGGCCTTTTACGCCTATCCCAACGTCGCCGGTCTGATGGGTTGCACCACTCCCGCCGGAGCGCCCCTGACCAACAGTCTGGAGCTGGCCAACTTCCTCTTGGAGTCCCAGGGGGTGGCGGTGGTTCCGGGATTGGCGTTCGGCAAGGATCCCTACTTCCGCATCTCCTTCGCCACCGCCGACAGTGAGCTGCAAAAGGCCATGGATCGCATTCAGATCGTGGCCGAGATCCTCTCCGCCTCCAAATGA
- the uvrB gene encoding excinuclease ABC subunit UvrB, which produces MEFCIESAFEPCGDQPRAIGEIVAGLRQGRHDQTLLGVTGSGKTFTMARVIQHLQRPALILAHNKTLAGQLYGEMKSFFPRNAVEYFVSYYDYYQPEAYVPRTDTYIEKDSAINEQIDRLRHAATCALMTRRDVIIVASVSCIYGLGSPEEYNEMAFRLQTGEEWDQRKLLRKLVEMQYARNDIDFQRGTFRVRGDTVEIFPAHEENRALRVELFGETVDRIREIDPLTGKTMGELERMTLFPASHYVTRRSTLLGAIEGIKAELKARLEVFRRENRLLEAQRLEQRTLMDLEMMQELGYCTGIENYSRWLTGRAAGQPPPTLFEYLPKDALLFVDESHVTLPQVRGMYRGDRSRKETLVEYGFRLPSALDNRPLTFEEFEAMRPHTLYVSATPAALEIERSRGQVVEQIIRPTGLMDPPCEVRPVASQVDDLLNEIRQVARAGHRVLVTTLTKRMAEDLTGYLEEAGVRVRYLHSDVDTLQRLEIIRSLRLGEFDVLVGINLLREGLDIPEVGLVAILDADKEGFLRSDTALIQTIGRAARNVEGRVILYADRMTGSLARALAETDRRRALQARYNEENGIVPRSVQRAVADIPGGFYAQDAVTVPLMVAEEEEPYMKMSAQERSRQMKVLEKSMREAAKRLEFEEAAKLRDRLKELERMDLTLRG; this is translated from the coding sequence ATGGAATTTTGCATCGAATCGGCCTTCGAACCCTGCGGCGATCAGCCACGGGCCATCGGGGAGATTGTCGCCGGCCTGCGTCAGGGTCGCCACGATCAGACATTGCTGGGAGTCACCGGTTCCGGCAAGACCTTCACCATGGCCCGGGTCATTCAACACCTGCAGCGTCCCGCGCTGATTCTGGCCCACAACAAGACCCTGGCCGGGCAGCTTTACGGCGAGATGAAGTCCTTTTTCCCCCGCAACGCGGTGGAATATTTCGTCTCCTACTACGACTATTACCAGCCGGAAGCCTACGTACCCCGCACCGACACCTACATCGAAAAGGACTCGGCCATCAACGAGCAGATCGACCGGCTGCGTCACGCCGCCACCTGCGCCCTGATGACGCGGCGGGATGTGATCATCGTGGCCTCGGTCTCCTGCATCTACGGTTTGGGTTCGCCGGAGGAGTACAACGAGATGGCCTTCCGGCTGCAGACCGGGGAGGAGTGGGATCAGCGCAAGTTGCTGCGCAAGCTGGTGGAGATGCAATACGCCCGCAACGACATCGATTTTCAGCGGGGTACGTTCCGGGTGCGGGGCGACACGGTGGAGATCTTCCCGGCTCACGAGGAGAACCGCGCCTTGCGGGTGGAGCTGTTCGGCGAGACGGTGGACCGCATTCGCGAGATCGACCCCCTCACCGGCAAAACCATGGGGGAGCTGGAGCGCATGACGTTGTTTCCGGCCAGCCATTACGTCACGCGGCGATCCACGCTGCTGGGGGCCATCGAGGGCATCAAGGCGGAGTTGAAGGCGCGGCTGGAGGTGTTTCGCCGGGAGAACCGTCTGCTGGAGGCGCAACGGCTGGAACAGCGCACCCTCATGGATCTGGAGATGATGCAGGAGTTGGGTTACTGCACCGGCATCGAGAATTACAGCCGCTGGTTGACCGGGCGGGCGGCGGGTCAGCCGCCGCCGACGCTGTTCGAGTATTTGCCGAAGGATGCCTTGTTGTTCGTGGACGAGAGTCATGTCACCCTGCCCCAGGTACGGGGCATGTACCGGGGGGATCGCTCGCGCAAGGAGACGCTGGTGGAGTACGGTTTCCGGCTGCCTTCGGCGTTGGACAACCGGCCGTTGACCTTCGAGGAGTTCGAGGCGATGCGTCCCCACACCCTCTATGTTTCGGCGACGCCGGCGGCGTTGGAGATCGAGAGGAGTCGGGGTCAGGTGGTGGAGCAGATCATCCGGCCCACGGGGTTGATGGATCCGCCGTGCGAGGTGCGTCCGGTGGCCTCGCAGGTGGACGATCTGTTGAATGAGATCCGGCAGGTGGCGCGGGCCGGGCATCGGGTCTTGGTGACCACGCTGACCAAGCGCATGGCGGAGGATTTGACCGGGTATCTGGAGGAGGCGGGGGTTCGGGTGCGTTATCTGCATTCCGATGTGGATACGTTGCAGCGCTTGGAGATCATTCGCAGTTTGCGGTTGGGGGAGTTTGATGTTCTGGTGGGCATCAACCTGTTGCGGGAGGGTTTGGACATACCGGAGGTGGGTTTGGTGGCCATTCTGGATGCGGACAAGGAGGGATTTCTGCGTTCGGACACGGCGTTGATTCAGACCATCGGGCGTGCGGCGCGCAATGTGGAGGGGCGGGTGATATTGTATGCCGACCGCATGACGGGTTCGTTGGCGCGGGCCTTGGCGGAGACGGATCGGCGTCGGGCTTTGCAGGCGCGGTACAACGAGGAGAACGGCATTGTGCCGCGTTCGGTGCAGCGTGCGGTGGCGGATATACCGGGTGGTTTTTATGCACAGGATGCGGTGACGGTTCCGTTGATGGTAGCGGAGGAGGAGGAGCCGTACATGAAGATGTCGGCGCAGGAGAGGTCGCGGCAGATGAAGGTATTGGAGAAGAGCATGCGGGAGGCGGCCAAGCGCTTGGAGTTCGAGGAGGCGGCGAAGCTGCGGGACCGGCTGAAGGAGTTGGAGCGCATGGATCTGACCCTGCGGGGCTGA
- a CDS encoding DUF1902 domain-containing protein: MPPPKLWSIVVISINKLPEGLYLATSDDVQGLVAQGRTLDETLEIARDVTRRLLEAQRTNRLVAPQVG; the protein is encoded by the coding sequence ATTCCACCACCAAAGCTTTGGAGTATTGTGGTCATTTCAATCAATAAACTCCCCGAAGGCCTCTACCTGGCCACCTCGGACGATGTCCAAGGGCTCGTCGCCCAGGGAAGAACCCTGGACGAAACCCTGGAAATCGCCCGCGATGTCACCCGGAGACTCCTGGAAGCACAGCGCACAAATCGGCTTGTCGCGCCACAAGTCGGGTGA
- a CDS encoding nucleotidyltransferase domain-containing protein, whose protein sequence is MAAQPVSDIVQSYLRVLRQEGMPVDFAVLFGSQARGEATEWSDIDLLVVSPLFDGVKTRDDIDLLWTATSRADVRIEPVPVGTRQWLEDETTPLIEEARRDGQIIRLAESDNLAA, encoded by the coding sequence ATGGCTGCACAGCCTGTTTCAGACATCGTGCAATCCTACCTCCGCGTGCTGCGGCAGGAGGGCATGCCCGTCGATTTTGCCGTGCTGTTCGGTTCCCAGGCTCGCGGAGAAGCCACCGAATGGAGCGACATCGACCTTCTGGTCGTCTCCCCCCTCTTCGACGGGGTCAAAACACGGGACGATATCGACCTCCTGTGGACAGCCACCTCGCGGGCCGATGTGCGCATCGAACCGGTCCCCGTCGGCACCCGGCAATGGCTGGAAGATGAAACCACCCCCCTTATCGAAGAGGCCCGCCGCGATGGGCAAATCATCCGGTTGGCCGAATCGGATAATCTCGCGGCTTGA
- a CDS encoding DUF2138 family protein — MITFSSRQGWMAVLLPVVAVAAWVAASRGPSLPPAPPPQPLPQDRLFQPDVVIQSRALSKLPKDLLAIPLLGELLTEEFVFYYEQNENRLSLEGTFRRLAYEKHMGVGDEIVATVLNTPAQIAFWKSPDGKLKDYLMLLPKQGLLRFIDALSWLAENDSQLFQNGRIDLADGTSFTVWRIEHVPKRHLYFAVYGDQLAIYTDPALFNPQGGKRLEAIRHFFRSAGTDALGVSLRLPPLTGQHRIAARASYISFGYQHFFPALETLRFDYQADKGWSTAILSNAATPLPGSLWQRVPTGPALCLALPVDKPRLLNFLRQLKDDPLLPELVQRLRPPAALCWYGDSQLHTPLAVLPVEKGRESWRPLLASLFEENIGTRERLPQSEGENALPPQGVRKVAAPKVRNPLPVEESACEGGHIWRRHVSSAYAPLDAKQSPYAEAMRSKRYFSMVFALCRDTLILTPDQTLAERALGVLSRSYPSLAESLTRGGESLSVTLAPRPLARLLRQSLEEGLPSEREPVFHQSVKKRFMPLLDKVASRPAQDLETPRQAGVWEPLTWRARSDTP; from the coding sequence GTGATTACCTTCTCTTCACGCCAAGGGTGGATGGCGGTGTTGCTGCCGGTGGTTGCCGTGGCGGCGTGGGTGGCCGCTTCCCGTGGGCCCTCCCTGCCCCCCGCGCCACCGCCCCAGCCCCTGCCGCAAGATCGGCTGTTCCAGCCCGATGTGGTCATCCAGAGTCGCGCGCTCTCCAAACTCCCCAAGGATCTGCTGGCCATTCCCCTCCTCGGCGAGCTGCTCACCGAAGAGTTCGTCTTCTATTACGAACAGAACGAAAACCGCTTGAGCCTGGAAGGAACCTTCCGCCGCCTGGCCTACGAAAAACACATGGGGGTGGGGGACGAGATCGTCGCGACCGTACTCAACACCCCGGCACAAATCGCCTTCTGGAAAAGCCCGGACGGTAAACTCAAAGACTACCTGATGCTGCTGCCCAAACAGGGGCTGCTGCGCTTTATCGACGCCCTCTCCTGGCTGGCCGAGAACGACTCCCAGTTGTTCCAAAACGGGCGCATCGATCTCGCCGACGGCACCAGCTTCACGGTGTGGCGCATTGAACATGTCCCCAAACGCCACCTCTATTTCGCGGTATACGGCGATCAACTGGCCATTTACACCGATCCCGCCCTCTTCAACCCCCAGGGGGGGAAGCGGTTGGAAGCCATCCGTCACTTCTTCCGCAGTGCGGGGACGGATGCGTTGGGGGTGTCGCTACGTTTGCCCCCGCTGACGGGACAACATCGCATCGCCGCCCGCGCCTCCTACATCTCTTTCGGCTACCAGCACTTTTTCCCGGCGCTGGAAACGTTGCGCTTCGACTATCAGGCCGACAAGGGCTGGAGTACCGCCATTCTCAGCAATGCCGCCACGCCATTGCCCGGTTCGTTGTGGCAGCGCGTTCCCACCGGTCCCGCGCTGTGTCTCGCCCTGCCGGTGGACAAACCCCGGCTGCTGAATTTCCTCCGGCAACTGAAGGATGATCCGCTGCTGCCCGAACTGGTGCAGCGCCTGCGCCCGCCGGCGGCGCTCTGCTGGTACGGCGACTCCCAACTGCACACCCCGCTGGCCGTGCTGCCCGTGGAGAAGGGGCGGGAGAGCTGGCGACCGCTGCTGGCAAGCCTGTTCGAAGAGAATATCGGTACCCGGGAACGGCTCCCCCAAAGCGAGGGGGAGAATGCGCTCCCGCCGCAAGGGGTGCGGAAAGTCGCCGCTCCGAAGGTGCGCAATCCCCTGCCGGTGGAGGAGAGCGCCTGCGAAGGGGGGCACATCTGGCGACGCCATGTCAGCTCGGCTTATGCCCCTCTGGATGCCAAGCAAAGCCCTTACGCCGAGGCGATGCGTTCCAAACGCTATTTTTCCATGGTATTCGCCCTCTGCCGCGACACCCTGATCCTGACACCCGATCAAACCCTGGCCGAACGCGCCCTGGGGGTGCTGAGCAGGAGCTATCCCTCCCTTGCCGAAAGCCTGACGCGGGGTGGCGAGTCCCTCAGCGTGACCCTTGCTCCCAGGCCTCTGGCCAGGCTGCTGCGGCAGTCCCTCGAAGAGGGCCTGCCGTCGGAGAGGGAGCCGGTCTTTCACCAGAGCGTGAAAAAGCGTTTCATGCCGTTGCTGGACAAGGTCGCCTCCCGCCCGGCGCAGGATCTGGAGACGCCCCGTCAGGCCGGGGTCTGGGAGCCGCTGACGTGGCGCGCCCGTTCCGACACGCCCTGA
- a CDS encoding DUF1175 family protein: protein MARPFRHALIALLSLSLVSAVLADAPDQAPPAAEETGAKLDFRQGAVFRSWFLRIVGEVLRGGPSPRWVDRDCASLVRFAVNETLRSHDAAWRRASGLSPGPTPPELVLSPAQQRLRNRWKTPEGDVAAYVSALGLVQENTVFISRDPLQAAPGDLLFFDQGDDQHLMIWTGDGVAYHRGVTGPGDNGLRAVSLEKLLNWKDSRWQPRKENSNFLGVYRFSFLPF from the coding sequence GTGGCGCGCCCGTTCCGACACGCCCTGATTGCGCTGCTGTCGCTGTCGCTGGTGAGCGCGGTCCTGGCGGATGCGCCGGACCAGGCCCCTCCCGCTGCGGAGGAGACGGGCGCAAAATTGGATTTCCGGCAGGGGGCCGTATTCCGATCCTGGTTTCTGCGCATCGTCGGGGAGGTGTTGCGGGGTGGGCCTTCGCCCCGGTGGGTGGATCGGGATTGCGCCAGTCTGGTGCGTTTCGCGGTCAACGAAACCTTGCGGTCCCACGATGCCGCGTGGCGACGCGCCAGCGGCCTGAGCCCCGGTCCCACCCCGCCGGAACTGGTGCTTTCCCCCGCACAGCAACGCCTGCGCAACCGGTGGAAAACCCCCGAGGGCGACGTGGCCGCTTATGTGAGCGCGCTGGGGCTGGTGCAGGAAAATACCGTCTTCATCAGCCGGGATCCGCTACAGGCCGCGCCCGGTGATCTGCTTTTCTTCGATCAGGGCGACGACCAGCACCTGATGATCTGGACCGGCGACGGCGTCGCCTACCATCGGGGAGTCACCGGCCCCGGAGATAACGGATTACGCGCCGTTTCCCTGGAGAAATTACTCAACTGGAAGGATTCACGGTGGCAACCCCGCAAGGAAAATTCCAACTTTTTGGGCGTCTATCGCTTCTCCTTTCTGCCTTTCTGA
- a CDS encoding alpha-2-macroglobulin family protein yields MASGHPFFLMTDSGFSGDENVVIRLEGTSYPSDEYSGIDILVYRVPEPLEFLRKQPNLHRVRIPGRYEGEGLYNAMNQVWDVWYKKSRLGWQRLFSEQARAKAVAQEPLFKEPPAHAGRATFEDNPQYLPLSDFPLISRFRYPLWAAKPPVSDDDTRMEGSSSNFYRHRKGNVLLPLGPLKPGLYLVEGWQGRFRAITMVFVSNTAAITKTSGRQLFVWTAAKQYGTPVEGARLLLTDGAGILQSGVTAADGTTVFDHPGSERSYLIAQDREGGIFVSENFYYDSEIHNAKLYAFTDRSLYRPGDTVRFKLVGRHYHDAQTSERLKSGPIRLTALDSSGAPVTTTTFHLDAEEGGDGSFQLPDQAPPGGYTMRLTYQGEPYAASFRVARYAKPHYDLDVAFDNTSYTTGQPVTGTIRAYYPGGQPVVGLSLELSLRSQTLAMSDYEHRERGRFPVKLTQAKLSTNDLGAVRFTLPAVERASRLTLRVVGSDGTSSRVSAIRELLVQASAPELLLETDSHITRPGETVSFTLRGSAASGQSPLVWNSLRLEDRTETRGGVQGKGFSVVFDKPGSYQVEVRDGQKRTLGSLSHWVAGEGMKSVEEGLSIVLDKDLYRPGDTVHALITFAGPVQEALLTLERDRVHHHALLSGKADWLRLKARGPNQWEAEIPVTEVFQPNVTLSVALLREGRYDFRNKGIRVEKAPIAIVMTPDKAVYGPGEEVTVTLQTSVANRPVAANLAIGVVDEMVYVLQPELAPDIRDFFGHWRRNQVRTLSSLNFHAYDHAISSPDQESPVRFNRPVKLLERPRRENIDTAAWFPRLKTDARGWGRFSFVMPDSLTRWRITARATTPVGEMGQEVTHLVSEKPAYLKWSGPDRFRRGDEVETVLLAFNRASESKRASLTFGENPPLEVMLQPGINHLTVPLKAESDRVVTSLLSIDGQVVDRLETPISVVVPAWSETVEKTVPLTSRVTPLELPPEARKVRIMLGRGMDSQFQRVAAGLLEYPYGCAEQTASRLIPLALAYGALRHRSLDPALLTRLRDRLANQRFRLAQMAGPEAEFTWWGDQTKGDLFFTAYAYFADYLALTALGLEAPEEHWMRLMAIYQHRHAEQPVLLRALTLWLAKEMKLPVISLAKGVVETLFNETIPPEGETPPLASRILYAPLSLQGRDMALLLLDGLSNSKETSSSDEFPEAVRKAAERMAARTDTLSKALSLMHRARGAQWKADASEAAAVLTELSLQSPTLDRALALIFVHRALGEDLAVDERNLAPEAPWLRVPTVTGGVEWRYPATADAAPVVGLNADPPPGLIAHLTYESPVEAKSRVDMGLRRRLYRLTPVKDIPERNYYENTIQIENLFQAKRVAPGEALDPTALYLDEVVVDPRGMKRRFGLLEVALPTGAELEPFTWGMGIQGVDGVSEMVMLSETRAETGEGSYAVPVAELSGNVEAFRHLVRFPLRGRMQLPPVRYFSMVNPEEQAFGELPDPLVVK; encoded by the coding sequence GTGGCGAGTGGTCATCCCTTCTTCCTGATGACCGATTCCGGATTTTCCGGCGATGAGAATGTGGTCATTCGTCTGGAGGGGACGTCGTATCCCTCGGATGAATATTCCGGCATCGATATCCTGGTTTACCGCGTTCCCGAGCCGTTGGAGTTTCTGCGCAAACAGCCCAACCTGCACCGGGTGCGGATTCCCGGTCGTTACGAGGGCGAGGGGCTGTACAATGCCATGAACCAGGTGTGGGACGTCTGGTATAAAAAGTCCCGGTTGGGCTGGCAGCGCCTGTTTTCGGAGCAGGCCCGCGCCAAGGCGGTGGCCCAGGAACCGCTTTTCAAGGAACCACCGGCCCATGCCGGGCGCGCCACCTTCGAGGATAATCCCCAATACCTTCCGCTGAGCGATTTTCCCCTGATCAGCCGGTTTCGTTACCCCTTGTGGGCCGCCAAACCGCCCGTGTCCGACGACGACACCCGCATGGAGGGTTCCAGCAGTAACTTTTATCGCCATCGCAAGGGCAACGTCCTCCTGCCGCTGGGTCCGCTGAAACCGGGGCTCTATCTGGTGGAGGGATGGCAAGGGCGGTTTCGCGCCATAACGATGGTGTTTGTTTCCAACACGGCGGCCATCACCAAAACCTCGGGACGGCAGTTGTTCGTCTGGACCGCCGCCAAACAGTACGGCACGCCCGTCGAAGGAGCCCGGTTGCTGCTCACCGACGGTGCCGGAATCCTGCAAAGCGGCGTCACCGCCGCCGACGGCACCACCGTTTTCGACCATCCCGGTTCGGAGCGTTCCTATCTCATCGCCCAGGATCGGGAGGGCGGGATCTTCGTTTCGGAAAATTTCTATTACGACAGCGAAATCCACAACGCCAAGCTCTACGCCTTCACCGACCGTTCCCTTTACCGGCCCGGTGACACGGTGCGCTTCAAGCTGGTGGGCCGCCATTATCACGATGCGCAAACCTCGGAACGGCTCAAATCCGGTCCCATCCGGCTGACGGCGTTGGACTCCTCGGGTGCGCCGGTGACCACCACCACCTTTCATCTGGACGCGGAGGAGGGGGGCGACGGCAGCTTTCAACTCCCGGATCAGGCCCCGCCCGGCGGTTACACCATGCGTCTGACCTATCAGGGGGAGCCCTACGCCGCCTCTTTCCGGGTGGCGCGTTACGCCAAACCCCATTACGACCTCGATGTGGCCTTCGACAACACGAGCTACACCACCGGTCAGCCCGTTACCGGGACGATACGAGCCTACTATCCCGGCGGTCAGCCGGTGGTCGGGCTCTCTCTGGAGTTGAGCCTGCGCTCTCAAACCCTGGCCATGTCCGATTACGAACACCGCGAGCGGGGACGTTTCCCCGTGAAGTTGACGCAGGCGAAATTGTCCACCAATGATCTCGGCGCGGTGCGTTTCACCCTGCCCGCCGTGGAACGGGCCAGCCGCCTGACCTTGCGGGTGGTGGGTTCCGACGGTACCTCCTCCCGGGTTTCGGCGATACGGGAACTGCTGGTGCAGGCCAGCGCCCCGGAACTGCTCCTCGAAACCGACAGCCACATCACCCGGCCCGGCGAAACCGTGAGCTTCACGTTGCGTGGTTCCGCCGCTTCCGGCCAAAGCCCCCTGGTGTGGAACAGCCTGCGCCTGGAGGATCGCACCGAGACCAGGGGAGGTGTGCAGGGCAAGGGCTTTTCCGTTGTCTTCGACAAACCCGGCTCCTACCAGGTGGAGGTGCGCGACGGGCAGAAGCGCACCCTGGGAAGCTTGTCCCACTGGGTGGCGGGAGAGGGCATGAAAAGCGTTGAGGAGGGGCTCTCCATCGTGCTGGACAAGGATCTCTACCGTCCCGGCGACACGGTGCATGCCCTGATCACGTTTGCCGGGCCGGTGCAGGAGGCGCTGCTCACCCTGGAGCGGGACCGGGTGCATCACCACGCCCTGCTCTCCGGCAAGGCGGACTGGTTGCGCCTGAAAGCCCGCGGTCCCAACCAGTGGGAGGCGGAGATTCCCGTCACCGAGGTGTTTCAGCCCAACGTCACCCTGTCCGTGGCGCTGCTTCGGGAGGGGCGCTACGACTTCCGCAACAAGGGCATTCGGGTGGAAAAGGCCCCCATCGCCATTGTCATGACGCCGGACAAAGCGGTCTATGGTCCGGGGGAAGAGGTGACGGTGACACTGCAAACCTCGGTGGCAAACCGTCCGGTGGCGGCCAATCTGGCCATCGGCGTGGTGGACGAGATGGTTTACGTGTTGCAGCCGGAGCTGGCCCCGGATATTCGGGACTTTTTCGGCCATTGGCGGCGCAATCAGGTGCGCACCCTCTCCAGCCTCAACTTTCACGCTTACGATCACGCCATCTCCTCTCCGGACCAGGAGTCACCGGTTCGCTTCAACCGGCCGGTCAAGCTGTTGGAACGCCCGCGCCGGGAGAACATCGATACGGCGGCGTGGTTTCCCCGTCTCAAAACCGATGCCCGGGGTTGGGGTCGGTTCTCCTTCGTCATGCCCGACTCCCTGACGCGGTGGCGCATCACGGCCCGGGCCACCACCCCGGTCGGGGAGATGGGGCAGGAGGTCACCCATCTGGTGTCGGAAAAACCGGCCTATCTCAAATGGAGCGGTCCCGACCGTTTCCGCCGGGGGGATGAGGTCGAAACCGTGCTTCTGGCCTTCAACAGGGCCTCGGAGTCGAAGCGGGCAAGTTTGACCTTCGGGGAGAATCCGCCGTTGGAGGTGATGTTGCAACCGGGCATCAACCATCTCACCGTGCCGCTGAAAGCGGAGTCCGATCGGGTGGTGACGAGTCTCCTGTCCATCGACGGCCAGGTGGTGGACCGGCTGGAGACCCCCATTTCCGTGGTGGTTCCCGCCTGGAGCGAAACCGTGGAGAAAACCGTGCCGTTGACCTCCCGCGTCACTCCGCTGGAACTGCCGCCGGAGGCCCGAAAGGTGCGGATCATGTTGGGCAGGGGGATGGATTCCCAGTTCCAGCGGGTGGCCGCGGGGCTGCTGGAATACCCTTATGGCTGCGCGGAACAGACCGCTTCCCGTTTGATCCCCCTGGCGCTGGCCTACGGCGCGTTGCGTCACCGCTCCCTGGATCCGGCCCTGTTGACCCGGCTGCGGGATCGCCTGGCCAACCAGCGTTTCCGTCTGGCGCAGATGGCGGGGCCGGAGGCCGAATTCACTTGGTGGGGTGATCAGACCAAGGGAGATCTCTTCTTCACCGCTTATGCTTACTTCGCCGACTATCTGGCCCTGACGGCTCTGGGTCTGGAGGCCCCGGAGGAGCATTGGATGAGACTGATGGCGATCTATCAGCACAGACACGCCGAACAACCGGTTCTGTTGCGCGCCCTCACCTTGTGGTTAGCGAAGGAGATGAAACTGCCGGTCATCAGCCTGGCCAAGGGGGTGGTGGAAACGCTGTTCAATGAGACGATTCCCCCGGAGGGTGAAACGCCTCCCCTGGCCAGCCGGATATTGTATGCTCCCCTTTCGTTGCAGGGGCGAGACATGGCCCTGCTGCTTCTGGACGGGTTATCGAATTCAAAAGAGACCTCCTCTTCAGACGAGTTCCCGGAGGCGGTTCGTAAGGCTGCGGAGCGCATGGCGGCCCGAACGGATACTCTGTCGAAGGCCTTGAGCCTGATGCATCGGGCGCGGGGGGCACAATGGAAGGCCGACGCTTCGGAGGCGGCGGCGGTTCTGACGGAGCTGTCGCTTCAGTCGCCCACCCTGGATCGGGCGTTGGCCCTGATTTTCGTGCATCGCGCCCTGGGCGAGGACCTGGCGGTCGACGAGCGGAACCTCGCTCCGGAAGCGCCGTGGTTGCGGGTTCCCACGGTTACGGGCGGGGTGGAATGGCGTTATCCCGCAACCGCTGACGCCGCTCCGGTAGTGGGGTTGAATGCCGATCCCCCTCCCGGCTTGATCGCGCATCTCACTTACGAAAGCCCTGTGGAGGCGAAAAGTCGCGTCGATATGGGGTTGCGGCGACGGCTCTATCGCCTGACGCCGGTCAAAGACATACCGGAACGGAATTACTATGAGAATACAATACAGATCGAAAACCTTTTCCAGGCCAAACGGGTCGCGCCCGGAGAGGCGTTGGATCCCACCGCGCTCTATCTTGATGAAGTGGTTGTCGATCCCCGTGGGATGAAGCGTCGCTTCGGGTTGCTGGAGGTGGCTCTGCCGACCGGTGCGGAGCTGGAACCCTTTACCTGGGGCATGGGGATTCAGGGAGTGGACGGAGTCAGCGAGATGGTCATGTTGTCGGAAACTCGCGCCGAAACGGGGGAGGGGAGTTATGCGGTTCCCGTGGCGGAGTTGAGCGGCAACGTGGAGGCTTTTCGCCATCTGGTACGTTTTCCGTTGCGAGGCCGCATGCAGTTGCCGCCGGTGCGGTACTTCTCCATGGTCAATCCGGAGGAGCAGGCTTTCGGGGAGCTTCCGGACCCGCTGGTGGTGAAGTGA